One window from the genome of Acinetobacter sp. LoGeW2-3 encodes:
- the acnD gene encoding Fe/S-dependent 2-methylisocitrate dehydratase AcnD has product MNNNYRKPLQGTQLEYYDVRQAVEDIQPGAYAKLPYTSKVLVEQLVRRCEPAILEQSLRQLIERKQEHDFPWYPARVVCHDILGQTALVDLAGLRDAIADQGGDPSKVNPVVPTQLIVDHSLAVEYGGFDPNAFEKNRAVEDRRNEDRFHFIEWTKTAFENVDVIPAGNGIMHQINLEKMSPVIQNRDGVAFPDTCVGTDSHTPHTDALGVISVGVGGLEAENVMLGRASWMRLPDIIGVELVGQRQPGITATDIVLALTEFLRKERVVGAYLEFFGEGADSMSVGDRATISNMTPEYGATAAMFYIDQNTIDYLTLTGRESEQVKLVETYAKEIGLWSSEMTQAEYPRVLRFDLSTVTRNIAGPSNPHARVSTSDLKEKGIAGVVENRTDGLMPDGAIIIAAITSCTNTSNPRNTVAAGLLARKANELGLTRKPWVKSSFAPGSKAAALYLEEASVLKDLEKLGFGIVAYACTTCNGMSGALDPKIQQEIIDRDLYATAVLSGNRNFDGRIHPYAKQAFLASPPLVVAYAIAGTIRFDIEKDALGTDKDGNPIYLKDIWPSDDEIDALVKESVKPEQFKKVYIPMFDLGEREQAASPLYDWRPQSTYIRRPPYWEGALAAPRTLANMRPLAILGDNITTDHLSPSNAIVRDSAAGEYLAKMGVPEEDFNSYATHRGDHLTAQRATLANPKLYNEMVVRSDGTIKQGSKARVEPEGEVMRMWEAIETYMNRKQPLIIVAGKDYGQGSSRDWAAKGVRLAGVEAIVAEGFERIHRTNLVGMGVLPLEFKPGTDRKTLKLDGTELYSVIGNIAPRSTLTLVIERSTTDGKNEVVKVPVTCRLDTEEEVSVYEAGGVLQRFAQDFLEGNVA; this is encoded by the coding sequence ATGAACAACAACTACCGTAAACCGCTGCAAGGTACCCAGCTAGAATATTACGATGTGCGTCAAGCCGTTGAAGATATTCAGCCAGGCGCATATGCCAAACTTCCATATACCTCCAAAGTGCTGGTAGAGCAGTTGGTGCGCCGTTGCGAGCCTGCGATTTTAGAACAGTCTTTACGTCAGCTGATTGAACGTAAACAAGAACATGATTTCCCTTGGTATCCAGCGCGTGTGGTGTGTCATGACATCTTGGGGCAAACGGCATTGGTAGATCTTGCTGGTCTGCGTGATGCGATTGCTGATCAGGGCGGTGATCCATCCAAAGTCAATCCAGTAGTACCGACTCAGCTGATTGTTGATCACTCGCTAGCAGTAGAATATGGTGGTTTCGATCCGAATGCATTTGAGAAAAACCGTGCGGTAGAAGACCGCCGTAATGAAGACCGTTTCCATTTTATTGAGTGGACCAAAACCGCTTTTGAAAATGTCGATGTGATTCCAGCTGGTAACGGCATCATGCATCAGATCAATCTGGAAAAAATGTCACCCGTGATTCAGAACCGTGATGGTGTCGCATTCCCGGATACCTGTGTGGGTACAGACTCTCATACCCCACATACCGATGCATTAGGCGTGATTTCAGTCGGTGTCGGTGGTTTGGAAGCTGAAAACGTTATGCTGGGCCGTGCATCGTGGATGCGTCTACCAGATATTATCGGTGTCGAACTGGTAGGACAACGTCAGCCGGGCATTACAGCAACGGATATTGTATTGGCTTTAACTGAATTCCTGCGTAAGGAACGTGTGGTTGGAGCTTATCTGGAATTCTTCGGTGAAGGCGCAGACAGCATGTCAGTCGGAGATCGTGCCACGATCTCCAATATGACTCCAGAATATGGCGCAACTGCGGCCATGTTCTATATCGATCAAAACACCATTGATTATCTGACCCTGACTGGTCGTGAGTCTGAGCAGGTGAAACTGGTTGAAACTTATGCCAAGGAAATTGGTCTGTGGTCATCTGAAATGACTCAGGCAGAATACCCACGTGTACTGCGTTTTGACCTATCTACCGTAACTCGTAACATCGCTGGTCCTTCAAATCCGCATGCGCGTGTATCAACGTCTGACCTGAAAGAAAAAGGTATTGCGGGTGTGGTAGAAAACCGCACTGATGGCTTGATGCCAGATGGTGCAATCATTATCGCGGCAATTACCTCGTGTACCAATACCTCAAACCCGCGTAATACTGTGGCAGCGGGCTTATTGGCACGTAAGGCCAATGAGTTAGGTTTAACCCGTAAACCGTGGGTGAAATCTTCATTTGCCCCGGGTTCTAAAGCAGCTGCTCTTTACCTGGAAGAAGCCAGCGTACTGAAAGATCTGGAAAAACTGGGCTTTGGTATTGTGGCTTATGCTTGTACCACCTGTAACGGGATGTCGGGTGCACTTGATCCGAAGATTCAGCAAGAAATTATTGACCGTGACCTGTATGCGACTGCGGTATTGTCGGGTAACCGTAACTTCGATGGCCGTATCCATCCTTATGCGAAGCAGGCTTTCCTGGCATCTCCACCGTTAGTGGTGGCGTATGCGATTGCCGGTACGATCCGTTTTGATATCGAGAAAGATGCCCTAGGCACAGACAAAGATGGCAATCCGATTTACCTGAAAGACATCTGGCCATCGGATGACGAAATTGATGCACTGGTAAAAGAGTCAGTGAAACCAGAACAATTCAAGAAAGTTTATATTCCAATGTTTGATCTGGGTGAGCGTGAGCAGGCTGCAAGTCCGCTGTATGATTGGCGTCCGCAAAGTACTTATATCCGCCGTCCGCCATATTGGGAAGGGGCATTGGCTGCACCGCGTACCCTTGCAAATATGCGTCCGTTAGCAATCCTGGGCGATAACATCACCACTGATCATTTATCTCCATCGAATGCGATTGTGCGTGATTCGGCAGCGGGTGAATATCTGGCGAAAATGGGTGTGCCTGAAGAAGACTTTAACTCTTATGCAACGCACCGTGGTGATCACCTGACTGCGCAGCGTGCAACTCTGGCGAATCCGAAGCTGTATAACGAGATGGTGGTACGTTCTGACGGTACCATTAAGCAAGGTTCTAAAGCGCGTGTAGAGCCGGAAGGTGAAGTGATGCGTATGTGGGAAGCGATTGAAACCTACATGAACCGTAAGCAACCACTCATCATTGTTGCAGGTAAAGATTATGGTCAGGGTTCAAGCCGTGACTGGGCTGCGAAAGGTGTGCGTCTTGCAGGTGTTGAAGCGATTGTGGCTGAGGGTTTTGAGCGTATTCACCGTACGAACTTGGTCGGTATGGGCGTGCTTCCGCTTGAGTTTAAGCCGGGTACAGACCGTAAGACCTTAAAGCTAGATGGTACTGAGCTGTATAGCGTAATTGGTAATATTGCACCACGTTCGACTTTGACTCTGGTGATTGAGCGTTCAACCACTGATGGTAAAAATGAAGTGGTAAAAGTGCCTGTAACTTGTCGTCTGGATACCGAAGAAGAGGTTTCTGTGTATGAAGCGGGTGGGGTATTACAACGCTTTGCACAGGATTTCTTGGAAGGGAATGTAGCTTAA